Part of the Phalacrocorax carbo chromosome 9, bPhaCar2.1, whole genome shotgun sequence genome is shown below.
CCAGTACTTGCAGCACTGCACCAAACCTATCGCCTTTGAACTTCCCAGGTAGCTGAAGGCCTCCTTTAGGCTGCTGAGTCAGTGTCTGTGTCTGATGGAAGCAGTGAAGGGGAGTATAGGTAATTGCATATGTAGAAAAGAGCCAAAAATGAAATCAGGTTTCACTACAGTTGGCACAAACAGTGCCCCTGCTCAGGTGCTTTTGGGTAGTAGTTGGTTGGCAGAGGAGGTGGGCTTTAATTCTGCTTACAAGCGTTTTTTGTTGCCCCagtacagagcagagctgctaaCAGTAAGTAAGAATGTCTCTGCCTTGAAAATAAACCCAGCTAACACCTCACTCGTTAGCTTGCTTTATCAATAATAAAACAGAGAGCCCTGCCGCACTGTAGTGAAGTAGGTCCTGCTAAAAGGTTTGTCAGGAAGGACTTCAGGTTCTTTtagctccttccttctgctgtaCAGGGCATTACCCCTTTCATAAGGGTTAAACCTGTAGGATATTTGCACTGAACTGAGTTGTTCCAACAAACCTGCTGCACTAACATGGATTGTTTTGTACTAGAATAATCCATCGAGGTCCCACCTTTGTTAGGATCCTGCTGCTTTTAGTATGTTTTAGGTGAATGTGATGGATACATGCATGTCTGCGTGTGTTGGTgtgtacacacatatatatacacatacgtGTCTCTAAAAGTACATACGGCACTGGGTGGGAAGTAAGAGAGTAGCTTGGCTAGGAATACCTACAAAGCCCATACAACCTGCAGCCTCATCTATATGTGTGTGGAGGAGGAGCCTTTCCCTCAGAAGCGACCTCTTTCTTGTCACATGTCTGTGGGAAGCTCGTGCTCTGTTCATACACGTTTGTTGTGCAAGGTTATTCAGCGAGCAGTTTCTAAGAATGATCCTTGGTCTGATGATTATTTGTCACCAGGCAACTGCTACAAACGAGCCCCACCAGTTTATTATTGCTAGAGATGGAGGCCACAGGGCATGCCCATGTTTCCTGACTGGGAATCCCTAGCAGGATCTGCTTTCAGGTGAGGATGTTCACATTAATGAACTCAAAATTCCGCGATGTGCTGACATTCCCCAGCACTTGTGATAACGCCTACCAGTAAAGTCCTGGCTATTGCTGAAAAGCACATAGAGCTGGTGGGAACTATTTTTGCAGCAGTTGTCCCGCTCTGCTTTTTACGCGTTGTACTAGCATTTGAAATCATTAAAGCTTGTGATGATAGCAGATCTCAAGATACAATTAAAGGACAAAGACAAATGTCGGCACCCCGGAGGTGCCACGTGGTTGCGTGGAATGGTAGATTTGGCAGCGTTGCTAGACAGtgaggaagagcaaagcatttgaaatatCGGAGTGGCAGCCGAACTCAGACAAAGCCGCATATCAGTGCTAGAGACACGCTGAAGTGGTATGTACGCTCAGGGAGCTGCCAACGCTTGTGGTATTCTCAAAAAGTATTCATGACTCAACAGATCCAAAATGAATCTGCTTATCTTAGATAGCCATATGGCCGTATGGCGTCCGTTAGAAGAATGATGGTCTTTATTAGTACCAGCTACAAtttcagagcaggaggaatgcgTTCTTCATCTTCTGGAGGTCCTTCTTGCTTCTCAGGGATGAGGCTTTGATTGAGCGGGGAGTAATTCAACACGGCAGCAAATGTGTGCTAAAGGCAATGTttctttccaaaagctgtaTGAGATCAGTGCGTATTCTTCTTGTAACGTCGATCAAGGAAACCAATCAATGTGCAGACGATTTTACCACAGATGGCTTAAAGAAGTATTTCTAACACAGTTCAGGAGGATTTTAATAACGGACTGTTAAAATGGCTCTACCTTTATTTTATGAATTGCGTTGCTGAAGCACTTCCCTAAGACCTGGGGCCTCCTAGTTTTGAGGCACTGCACAAGTGTCTCTTAAGGAACAGTATTTAGCAGCACAGACCTTACACTGTCACGGCAGAAGATGGACAAAAGCAAGGAGTGACATTTCTAGGCTTGCTCACTCTTGGGAATCTTTGAAAAGTGACAAAGTGAACGAGTCACGTAAAAGCGACAGAAGACTCTCCCTGCGTGGGACAGGCAACCTTTTAATAGCGTttgcaaaacaataaaaatcacccttaaaaacttaaaaatagaaaagagcaGACAATCCTGCTGCCTTTTTATAACcgcatttttttttaaatgttcccaCACAGTGCTTTtgtatgtatttgtaaaaaaaacaaaacccaaacctgtttggAATAGAATGGCAATCCTGAACGTGATTCTCTTCTTAGCTCAGGAGTGGTTCTAGCTGGGGTCCTGACACTTCAGCAGAGACGCTTTAatgtaaagcagaaataaagtcCAAACTGGGCCCAGTCCTGTGTTTCAGGAGAAGTATGAGTTTCTTTATTCAGGAGAAGGTAGAAAATTCTGGTAGAACAGGCCAACTCTGAAGCATTCAGAGAAATCATGAAAATCTCAGAGTGGTTGTAAAAATGTTCCTTTCGCCATTCAAGCAGCTGCACTTGTTTTCACCGGTTGTAGCCCGGCTCTTTAGCGAAGAGCTACTTTGGAAAATGTAATCCCTTCGAGTTGTTTGCTCAgttctctttgttttaattGACAAGCTGAGGCAGTTGAAAGGAAAGGGTAGGAGGGAATTGATCTTAGGACACTTATGGGCATCTCCTCCTGTAATTCATGTAATTAAACCGCCTCTGACATAtgactttatttatttatttatggttttAGGCTTGTTTCTGCTCAAGCGCAAATCTGGTGAgatgagtttttttttttcccaaggcaGGTTGTTTGCAAACTTTGGAGCTCAAAAGGTGTAGCTgctctaaaaataacatcagatGCAAGAACTGGTTTGGGAAGGTCTCTCTGTGCCCGAGTCCAGAGGCATCTCCTGAACTGCTGCCATTAGGGGAAAAGTTTGCCTTGTAAACAGAGCTGGCCTAATTTCTAGAGGTGCTGAACACCGAGCAGCAGTGCCTGCTGGTAGGTCCTGAGCACGCGAAACCCGGGAACAGGTCAAATGTTAGTTGTTGGGGTTTTATCAGGAACTCGTCTGGGCAAATCCACGATTACCAGGTTGAAACAAAAGGGAGCAAATAATTGCCCCTTGACTAGTGACCCTTGCAAGCAGAGCCGGGCACCCGGACTCTAGGAGACCTGCCAGCTCCTGGGCTTCTCGCTGCCACTGACAAAACAAGTCTTCTGCCACAGTCAAGCTCTGCTCGTTCATGAATCACCTCTTTGTCTGGCCATTCTTTGCAGGGTGACGTTCCCAGTGACCTGGTGCTTCGCTTGCAGAGGAGGCCAATGGCCTCGCTGTCCAGGTGCAGAGATCCCCGCAAGGTTTTTCACGGAAGTCAGAGGGGAAGAAACCTGGCAGCAGAGCCCCGGATACGGCTGGGACTGGGTCACAGGCAAGAACCACACCAATCCCCCTCTCACCCACGCGAGATGTGATGCAAGGGGAGGTGTGTCTTGTGTTGAGCATAGACATAATGTTCTCTATTTTTGATGTGCTGGGTCTTTAAAGCGCACAATTTTGTATCTACCGCTGAATTAAgcagtgtttgcttttcaaaccttccacatttgtatttttagctCCATTTTGGCATTCACTTTTTTGGGTGGAATATATAACACACTCGGTTGTTCAGCGCGCCTGGACCGAATTCAGCCTATGTGTAACTCCACGGGCTTGAGCAGAAGCTACGTTCAAGGTGAATTACTCTCTATGGAGCTAAGGAAATACAGCTTCTGTAGACATGCGTTTCAGCTCCCTCAGTAAATGCTACACTATTTCCATCCACGGTTATTCCTTTGTGGTTTGGGTTATGTATTTACATTCTACCGAATAAATACTACAGCTTTCCCCATGACTAACACTTCTTAGTAACCAATAAGCTACTCAAATACGCTATTGCCTCCTACAAGAGCCTAAACCGCACTGCTCCCCACTGGCTTTCTGTCCCCAGCCGGCCACCTCCTTGCACAGAGGCATGGTTAACCAGCGTTACATAAGCAACTTTTTGGATCTGGGTTTAACGGGACGGCTTACGAGAGCAGGCGCTGGACGCCGTGGGACTGAATTCCTCAGCGGCAAACATTTCAAACGCGGCCGCTCTCCGATCCTAACAAAATCCGAGTGAGGGCTTTAGACAAAGAGCGTAACGTATGGTTGCTGCTCCCCCAAAGAGGGAGCGAGTTGCTTTTCCAAATCCAGAGGTCTGTTTTAAGAGCAGTGCTATACAGGCCCTTGCGTAAACTTTGTTTATAGACTGGAGTATTTtcaatgaaaatgttatttaactttaaaaagttgCACAGCAGCTACTccaaaaattgtttttccttgttaaGAATAACACACAGTGTGATACATTTGAAATGGCGATAGCAATATTTCACAAATTCTGATGGATTCATAGTCCAAATACCTTGCTAAcagatgtttcttttaaactcaGAGTGGTACAGGAATAACTCAGAGGTATTACAGTGTCAGCACTGCCTTTTATCTGTGCGTGTCCTTTCAGTGACATCCCCGGGCTTTTCTAATGCATGGGTCAGGtctgagctaaaaaaaaaaaaaagtgaaatatgaaaAGGAGCCGTATCTGATGGTGTGTGAGTTTTGGGGCGGTGCTGCGAGGAAGCTGCCGCGGGCTTGCTGTCCACTTGAGCACGGCGGCCTGGTGGTTTGTGGGAATCCGCTGGTTTGCAGCCGTCGTTTCTGAGCTGGCTTTTGGTCGTGGTTAATTGATGAATTTAGGAGTTGCATGGCCACTCCACGACCACATCTTTTGGTCTCGTGAATTAACTAACTTCTCTCGCTGTGGATGACGTTTTGCCCAACACAAAGGGGGACCCAGGCAGGGCAGTGGGACTATATTTTAAGGCCCTGGTGAAGTTCTCTTTATTTATTGTGGGATCGTTCAGTCTACTCGCCTCCTCAAAGTATGTGGCATCCGTCGCTCTTCCTTAGGGGGTCCTTCTCAGGAGCTGCCTTCTCCACACCTTGTTCGTGCATCGCCCCTAGTCTGTCCAGCTGATGTGCGCTACTGGCAGACCAGACTATCCCCAGACCCCACCTGGGGAGGGCCTCAAGCCTTGGCAAGCCTGGCTCTTAGTCTCAACCCCAAAGCTGGcccagggcagctctggggttgaactgcagggcagggagcatcCTTCCTTCAGGAGCCCCCTGTTGCTACCCCTCTGGAGCAGCCGGTTGTGGCCGTATGCCGCCCACGCTGCCTTGGGAAGGTGCCTGTTGACACCCAGGTGGGGGTCCAGGCATGGGACCTGGCGGGAAGCTGGGGGAGAGAGTTATTCTGGCagccagggagggaagggggaggagaaggtTGAGAAAATCCTGGGTGGGAACCCGGGGCAGGGATAAACCACAGGCCCGCACTGGGCTGCCAGCCCCCCGGAGCGTGAGGGGGGGGGTCTCCAGCAGCGTGTGGCCCCCCGGGGGTGTGAGCACGGGAGGCACCGGGGCTCTGCCGCCGTCCCTTTccccctgcagctgcttctcattCCCAGACGCTCCCTCCTTTCTCGTCAGGGGAGAGGCTCTTCCCgacttcttccccttcccaaacCGGCGCGCTGGGCGGGGGCCGTGCGCGGCACCCCCCGGGCAGGAGGGGGCCGCCGGGCCCCGCACCGTGGCTTGTGCCGGTCCCGCGGGGATGCACCTGAGCGGAgctggggcggggaggggggggacgaCACTCACCCCgccccgggggtgggggtccGCGGTAACCCCCGCCACCGGCGGGGTCCCGACCCCCGAGCGCAGCCCCTccgccggccgccgccccctccccgctcccctccgccGCGGGGCCGCAGCCGGGCGctgggcggcggggcgggccgggccgtcccccgcggggccgggccgggccgggccgggggcgggccgggggcggcggggccgggccgggccgggccgggctggcgGGGGGTGCGCGGCTCCACGTGACTGCGGGGCCGGGAGAAAaaccggggccggcggcggcggcggccgcacTGCGCCCGGGCGGCGATCGCGGGAGGCGCTCGGCAGCCGCTGCCCCGGGGCTTTCGGCGCGCTGGGTCCGGGCGGGCTCTCCAGAATCATGGACTGTGCTGATATGCCTTGCTTGCTGTCAGTGAGTACAGCCCTCTTCTTCCTCGGCTCCGCTCGTTACTTTGCGCTGTCCTTGCCCttccttattttactttttttttttttttttttttaaaaaaaaagtttattttctccccGTCCTCCCTCCGCGGGGCTTCCGCCGGCGGGACGCGAACCCGCGGCCCCGGAGGGCCGGGCGCCCCTTCCCCGCGGGGCGCCAGGGCCCCGCCGCGCCTTCGCCCGGTCCCGGCCCGTCCCGGCGGGGCGATCGGGGCCGGGATGCGGCGGAgacccgcctgcccgtgggggctgccgggcggccggcGGCTCGTCCCTGCCCCTCGGGGGCTTCCAGTGTCCCTCTGCCATTTATTATTTACTATTATTAAGTTTATTcggaagaggaggagggggggttTTGCTTCTCATCCTGACTTTCCTTGTTGTTTGTTGTTGCGTTTTTACACCCCAGAGACACCATGATTCCTGGTAACCGAATGCTGATGGTCATCCTACTATGCCAAGTCCTGCTAGGAGGTACTAACCATGCTAGCCTGATACCCGAGACCGGCAGGAAGAAAGTCGCAGAGCTTCAGGGACAAGCCGGATCCGGACGCCGCTCTGCCCAAAGCCATGAACTCTTGCGGGGTTTCGAAACAACTCTGCTGCAGATGTTTGGGCTGCGAAGGCGGCCTCAGCCCAGCAAGTCAGCCGTCATTCCTAGTTACATGCTGGATCTCTATCGACtccagtctggagaagaggaggaaagcctCCAGGAAATTAGCCTGCAGTACCCCGAGCGATCGACCAGCCGGGCAAACACCGTGAGGAGTTTCCACCATGAAGGTCAGTGATGGGAGGAGGTAAATTCCCAACCCCGGTAGCGGTCGGGATTTCCTTGCGTTTGGAAGCTCACAAATGCGTTTAGAAGCAGGACGTGCCCGGCCCTGAATTTACGGGAGGAAAACCGCCCCCCCAAGCCTGCTGCGTGTGGGTGACAGGCGTGCTGCCCTGCATTTTTTCCAGCATCCTGCGCTTAACCCGAGCTTGACCATATTTTGAGGTCCTTTCGCTTCTGTTGACAACAGCGGGTTTCCTTCGGTGCCTCTGCCTCGGGGTCACTCCCTGGGCTCGCGTGGATTTAATGGCTCTGGATCGGATGCGGGAGTAAAGTGAGGGCGGGATCTCGGCCCTGGTGTGTTTCTTTTGAACTATCAAAGCGATTGCTGCCTGGTTTtgctcttaagaaaaaaaaataataaaaaaaaaacccaactcaaaTTTAATACTTACAGCTGTGTGTTTATAAGGTTTATTCAATAGGCCCTTGTAATCTGATCCAAATGTTTCCTAGCGgatgtttcttttccaaagtaaaTCTGAATTATTAATCCAGCCGCATCATTACTGCGTTGGAAtttgcttctctttctccccctgccccctgcgCCCCATAACAAGACACCTCTGTGCTCTGTGGCGCCGCACCTCGCCACGGAGATGATTTTGGAGAGGttttggggggcggggagggggggagcaaaAGTGGAAAAGCCATCTCGAGAGGGGAAGTGAGACGGGAAGGGGTGACCCAGTCCGGGCACCGGCTTGCAGAGGGCGAGCGAGCGGTGCCGGGGCAGGCGACGCTCCGGGTCCAGCGGGGAGGGATGCGTGGGGGAGCGGAGGGGTGCCGGTGGCTGCCAGGCAGGTGAAGCGTGGGTGGGTGCTGTGGCTGCACTGGGGGCTGGGTGCCCTGAGGCTGATGTgctcttgtttgctttttgtaccgcttccgccccccccctccccgctcccctccaGAGCACCTGGAGAGCGTCCCGGGTCCCAGCGAGGCGCCCCGGATCCGCTTCGTCTTCAACCTCAGCAGCGTGCCGGAAAACGAGGTGATCTCCTCGGCGGAGCTGCGGCTGTACCGGGAGCAGGTGGAGGAGCCGAGCGCGGCGTGGGAGAGGGGCTTCCACCGGATAAACATTTACGAAGTGATGAAGCCGCTGTCGGAGCGCGCTCAGGCCATTACGCGCCTGTTGGACACACGTCTGGTGCACCACAACGTGACGCGCTGGGAGACCTTTGATGTGAGCCCGGCTGTGATCCGGTGGACCAAGGACAAGCAACCAAACCACGGGCTGGTGATCGAGGTGACCCACCTCCACCACGCACAGACTCATCAGGGCAAACACGTCAGGATTAGCCGATCTTTACCTCAAGGGCGCGGGGACTGGGCTCAGCTCAGGCCGCTCCTGGTCACTTTTGGGCATGACGGGCGAGGCCATGCGCTGACCCGCAGAGCCCGCCGGAGCCCCAAGCACCAGCGTTCCcgcaagaacaaaaaaaactgCCGCCGCCATGCCCTCTATGTGGATTTCAGCGACGTGGGCTGGAACGACTGGATCGTGGCACCCCCCGGGTACCAGGCGTTTTACTGCCACGGGGACTGCCCCTTCCCTCTGGCCGACCACCTCAACTCCACGAACCACGCCATCGTGCAGACGCTGGTGAACTCCGTGAACTCCAGCATCCCTAAGGCCTGCTGCGTGCCCACGGAGCTGAGCGCCATCTCCATGCTCTACCTGGATGAGTATGACAAGGTGGTCCTGAAAAACTACCAGGAGATGGTGGTGGAGGGGTGCGGGTGCCGCTGACCCCCTTCCCTGCcgccctctcctccccttctctctccctcccgtCCCACCCCAGAACTGCTTGCTATAGCTGGACTCTTCTCTAAACTAAACGTTCACCTTGACCTTATTTATGACTTTATGTGCAAATGTTTTTGACAATAATGATCATATATTttgacaaaatatatttataactacatattaaaagaaaaaataaaatgagtcattattttaaaggtaaatGCATTTTGTGTCTCGCCTCTCAGGGTGCTgctgaggctgtgctggctgggagtGCAGCAGGGAGTATATCTTCCCTCCTcatcttctcccccaccccacccctccccctgCTTTCCCACCACCCCTTTTCCCCTTAAAGGCTTTGCAAATTTTAGTCTTTCTATTTCTCGCCGAGGTACCGCGGatccccctgtgctggggctgcGCCACGTGGGAGATGAGGGTCCCTGGAGATTAAGAGCTGCTtctcctggctgctgggaaTAGAGCCGACCTTGCTAACCTGGCCCAAGCCTTTGCAAAGCAACCCaccaaaaatgcatttgaaaagaaGGTGAAGATTTACCTGAGGGCTTTATGCTAAACCTACTGGGTTTTATACCCTTCGTCCATCTTCAGGATTCCCCAGGTTTTAAAACTATTAACAttcccccccctgccccccccttcccactgGAGATTGGCTTCTTTGGGAAGCTTCAAAGGTTTGCCCAGGTCCTTTGAAGATCAAATCGCCCCATTACAAtgccaaaaagggaaaaaaaaaaaaaagatatctggAGCAGTTAAATATGTGTTAGCTAATAGCTACCTGTGCTGTGGTATCCTTTCCAAATTGCTTCCGAGCAGGAAGGTGATCTGAGCCCAACAGGTACCATTGGAGGTATCTAGGGCCTGAAACCCCTGGCCCAAATGTGTGGGACGGACTGTGTTTGGCTTGGAAAATAGGGA
Proteins encoded:
- the BMP4 gene encoding bone morphogenetic protein 4, which codes for MIPGNRMLMVILLCQVLLGGTNHASLIPETGRKKVAELQGQAGSGRRSAQSHELLRGFETTLLQMFGLRRRPQPSKSAVIPSYMLDLYRLQSGEEEESLQEISLQYPERSTSRANTVRSFHHEEHLESVPGPSEAPRIRFVFNLSSVPENEVISSAELRLYREQVEEPSAAWERGFHRINIYEVMKPLSERAQAITRLLDTRLVHHNVTRWETFDVSPAVIRWTKDKQPNHGLVIEVTHLHHAQTHQGKHVRISRSLPQGRGDWAQLRPLLVTFGHDGRGHALTRRARRSPKHQRSRKNKKNCRRHALYVDFSDVGWNDWIVAPPGYQAFYCHGDCPFPLADHLNSTNHAIVQTLVNSVNSSIPKACCVPTELSAISMLYLDEYDKVVLKNYQEMVVEGCGCR